GTCAGAAAACCCCATTCCAAAGAAACATAAAATGGAAAGTTCTGAGCGAAAACGATGTCGTTCAACCGTAGTCGAAACCATCGAAGCACCACTATCACTAGTGTGGTCAATATTACGTCGTTTCGACAGACCCCAAGCTTACAAACGCTTCGTTAAGAGTTGCACCATTCGCTTTAACGGCGACGGTGACGGAGGAGAAGGCTCCGTTCGGGACGTGGCGTTAGTCTCCGGCGTTCCAGGTGATTTCAGCACGGAGAGACTCGACGAGCTAGACGACGAGTCTCACGTGATGGTAGTAAGTATCATTGGTGGTAACCATAGGCTTGTAAATTTCACATCGAAGACAATGGTGGTTGCGTCGCCTGATGATGAGTCGGACAAGACGGTGGTGGTGGAAAGTTACATAGTGGATGTGCCGGAAGGAAATAGCGAAGA
This sequence is a window from Brassica oleracea var. oleracea cultivar TO1000 chromosome C1, BOL, whole genome shotgun sequence. Protein-coding genes within it:
- the LOC106300175 gene encoding abscisic acid receptor PYL13 encodes the protein MESSERKRCRSTVVETIEAPLSLVWSILRRFDRPQAYKRFVKSCTIRFNGDGDGGEGSVRDVALVSGVPGDFSTERLDELDDESHVMVVSIIGGNHRLVNFTSKTMVVASPDDESDKTVVVESYIVDVPEGNSEEDTILFVDTIIRYNLVSLAKLTKKKMGHSTSV